In Sulfitobacter sp. W027, a single window of DNA contains:
- a CDS encoding lysophospholipid acyltransferase family protein: MDDAQKIAGEPAQTGDGTVTFTKYDRRSLSYASTFDDPWKARVISAMELFTGKLKILRLIRKFEQRGTPSGQAFWRAALDTMGIDLTTPQEQLDRIPKEGPVVVVANHPHGMVDGMIFADLIGRVRPDYRILTRSLLTSIDEVAGSYMIPVPFPHDPDAQRKGVEMRAKAMAHLKEGGVVALFPSGVVATSESWWGPAVEAEWNVFTAKMIRRSGAQVVPMRFPGQNSRAYQIANRLSPMLRQGLLLHEIAHACDKPQGPIVGHPLSQQEIDRWADDPRGFMAWLRAHTLALTN; encoded by the coding sequence ATGGATGACGCGCAAAAGATTGCGGGCGAACCGGCCCAGACAGGTGACGGTACGGTGACTTTCACCAAATACGACCGCCGCAGCCTGTCCTACGCCTCGACATTCGATGATCCGTGGAAGGCGCGGGTGATTTCCGCAATGGAGCTCTTCACTGGCAAGCTCAAGATCTTAAGGCTGATCCGCAAGTTCGAGCAACGCGGCACCCCCTCGGGCCAAGCCTTCTGGCGCGCGGCGCTCGACACCATGGGGATCGATCTTACCACCCCCCAAGAGCAACTTGACCGTATCCCCAAAGAGGGGCCCGTCGTAGTCGTGGCCAACCACCCTCACGGCATGGTTGATGGTATGATCTTCGCCGACCTCATTGGCCGGGTGCGCCCTGATTACCGCATCCTCACCCGATCTCTGCTCACCTCTATCGACGAAGTGGCGGGCAGCTACATGATCCCGGTGCCCTTCCCACATGACCCGGACGCGCAGCGCAAAGGCGTGGAAATGCGTGCCAAAGCCATGGCGCACCTCAAGGAGGGCGGCGTCGTCGCTCTCTTCCCCTCTGGCGTCGTTGCCACGTCGGAAAGCTGGTGGGGCCCGGCAGTCGAGGCGGAATGGAATGTCTTCACCGCCAAGATGATCCGTCGCTCCGGGGCGCAGGTGGTGCCAATGCGCTTTCCCGGCCAGAACAGTCGCGCCTATCAGATCGCCAACCGGCTCAGCCCGATGCTGCGCCAAGGCCTTCTGTTGCATGAAATCGCCCATGCCTGCGACAAACCCCAAGGGCCCATTGTCGGCCATCCGCTAAGCCAACAAGAGATTGACCGCTGGGCAGACGACCCGCGCGGCTTCATGGCTTGGCTGCGCGCCCATACTCTGGCGCTGACCAACTAA
- a CDS encoding HPr family phosphocarrier protein: protein MPEFSLKIVNEKGLHARASAKLVEVVEAFDARAEVSKDGMSASGDSIMGLLMLGASRGTTIDVQTSGPDAEALAEALTALVADKFGEGY from the coding sequence ATGCCCGAATTTTCTTTAAAGATCGTAAACGAAAAAGGCCTGCACGCACGCGCCTCCGCCAAATTGGTCGAAGTGGTCGAGGCGTTCGATGCCCGCGCCGAAGTCAGCAAGGATGGCATGTCAGCCTCGGGCGACAGCATCATGGGGCTTTTGATGCTTGGCGCGTCGCGCGGCACGACGATTGATGTCCAAACCTCCGGCCCCGATGCCGAGGCCTTGGCCGAAGCTTTGACCGCCCTCGTGGCGGATAAGTTCGGCGAAGGATACTAA
- a CDS encoding PTS sugar transporter subunit IIA → MIGIVIVGHGGLAQEYLAAIEHVVGSQFGVRAIAIEPDHDRADKEREICAAADAVDQGAGVVVVTDLFGGSPSNLSLLACRPENRRIIYGANLPMLIKLAKSRHMDVPDAVRAALEAGKKYIDSQNVSAG, encoded by the coding sequence GTGATCGGGATCGTCATCGTCGGACATGGGGGGCTGGCGCAAGAGTATCTTGCCGCCATCGAACATGTCGTGGGATCCCAATTTGGCGTGCGCGCCATCGCTATTGAGCCCGATCACGACCGCGCGGATAAAGAGCGTGAGATCTGCGCCGCCGCCGATGCGGTGGATCAAGGCGCAGGTGTCGTCGTGGTCACTGACCTTTTCGGCGGGTCTCCCTCAAATCTCAGCCTCTTGGCCTGCCGCCCAGAGAACCGGCGCATCATCTACGGCGCGAACCTGCCAATGCTCATCAAACTCGCCAAATCACGGCATATGGATGTGCCGGACGCCGTGCGCGCCGCGCTCGAAGCTGGTAAGAAGTATATCGACAGCCAGAATGTCAGCGCAGGTTAG
- the rapZ gene encoding RNase adapter RapZ: MISQTSSTDLAPRRLVLVTGPSGAGRSSALNVLEDAGFEAIDNLPLRLLPALLDRPGDAQSVALGIDARNRDFSTEGVLELMGRLSAEPGWSAELLYLDCAPDVLLQRFSETRRRHPLAPADRPADGIAREQDLLHPIRARADVLIDTTTLNVHELRAEVEQWFAPGGQRNLTVSVQSFSYKRGLPRGVDVVHDCRFLRNPYWVPELRSGDGRDAAVAAHVAGDKRYTDFADKVLDLSLLLLPAYREEGKSHISIAFGCTGGQHRSVAMAEDHALRLAEQGWQVSIRHRELDRQHREGNKP, from the coding sequence TTGATCAGTCAGACCTCATCAACTGACCTCGCACCCCGGCGATTGGTCCTTGTCACCGGCCCCTCGGGCGCCGGTCGTTCCTCTGCGCTCAATGTGTTGGAGGATGCAGGATTTGAGGCGATCGACAACCTACCTTTGCGGCTGTTGCCTGCGCTGCTCGACCGACCCGGCGACGCACAATCAGTGGCCTTGGGCATCGATGCGCGCAACCGCGATTTTTCAACCGAAGGCGTGCTGGAACTGATGGGCCGCCTGTCGGCAGAGCCGGGGTGGAGCGCGGAACTGCTCTATCTCGATTGCGCGCCGGATGTGCTTTTGCAGCGTTTTTCCGAAACCCGCCGCCGCCATCCATTGGCCCCCGCAGACCGCCCTGCGGACGGTATCGCGCGCGAGCAGGACCTGCTCCATCCGATCCGCGCCCGTGCCGACGTACTGATCGATACGACAACACTCAACGTGCACGAGTTGCGTGCAGAGGTGGAACAATGGTTTGCTCCCGGCGGGCAGCGCAATCTGACGGTGTCTGTGCAAAGTTTCTCCTATAAGCGTGGCCTGCCGCGCGGCGTCGACGTGGTGCATGACTGCCGTTTTCTCAGAAACCCCTATTGGGTGCCCGAACTGCGCAGCGGTGACGGCAGGGATGCGGCTGTCGCGGCCCATGTGGCGGGCGATAAGCGCTACACCGATTTTGCCGACAAGGTGCTTGATCTCAGCCTCCTCTTGCTGCCCGCCTACCGTGAAGAGGGCAAATCGCATATCTCCATCGCCTTCGGCTGCACAGGCGGGCAACACCGGTCTGTCGCCATGGCGGAAGATCACGCTTTGCGCCTTGCAGAGCAGGGCTGGCAGGTGTCAATTAGGCACCGTGAGCTGGACCGCCAGCATCGTGAAGGAAACAAGCCGTGA
- a CDS encoding HPr kinase/phosphorylase gives MTIERINLHASCVAINGRGVLILGPSGAGKSALALQLIALGATLVADDRTDVIRHADQVIASVPENIRGLIEARYVGILRVKDYGPVPLALVIDLAHTEKQRLPERHTYPVQGVTLPCFHKCDSAHFPAAIHLYISGVKEPN, from the coding sequence ATGACAATCGAGCGCATCAACCTCCACGCCAGCTGCGTGGCAATTAATGGGCGTGGAGTGCTGATTCTTGGCCCCTCGGGCGCTGGCAAATCGGCGCTTGCCTTGCAGTTGATTGCCCTTGGTGCCACGCTGGTGGCAGATGACCGAACCGATGTGATCCGCCATGCGGATCAGGTAATTGCCAGCGTGCCGGAAAATATTCGTGGTCTCATTGAAGCGCGCTACGTGGGCATCCTGCGGGTCAAGGATTACGGCCCAGTGCCCTTAGCGCTCGTCATCGATCTGGCCCATACCGAAAAGCAACGCCTGCCCGAGCGCCACACATATCCGGTACAGGGTGTCACATTGCCCTGTTTTCACAAATGCGATAGCGCTCATTTTCCGGCAGCAATTCATCTGTATATATCAGGTGTGAAAGAACCGAATTGA
- a CDS encoding sensor histidine kinase encodes MAAGREGDVVLGDDWVTPDSAAPDEIRVKRERRGLFSLRSSPLTRKIITFNLIALSVLVAGILYLNSSRDSLALQRAAALVSETELIADVIEAQLPAGAPVNLTTGDGVDVAATLEGLDLRGGIDVFVYDPAETLVARTAGSLSVAEALAASEAGERTLLNDGLNWLWERVSAPFSTEEDATTPPLEEQLRRMVSTSVTGGTRLEGTLAIEGGTLFSVVTPIMQGNTPVGVVAVASAAGEIDRLVRSERERVLQMFVIATLVSIGLSLVLASTIANPLADLSAAAELGRDKDARKMNPGRIRIPDLTARPDEIGRLSGALRGMVSALYNRIDGNEQFAADVAHEIKNPLASLRSAVGTLRMVKRDDQREKLLNVIEHDVRRLDRLVSDISNASRLDSELVKEEEEPFDLLQMLGNLGQYLGEDAKSKGIDFITDLPAAPITVHGLEARLAQVFVNLITNAISFCEDGDAIRVWARKRANRVLIVVEDTGPGIPEQALGKIFKRFYSQRPEEHFGNNSGLGLAISKQIVEAHGGVIWAENIRPTEADITSEPLGARFVVGLPT; translated from the coding sequence ATGGCTGCTGGCAGAGAGGGTGATGTTGTACTGGGGGATGATTGGGTCACCCCTGACAGCGCCGCGCCTGATGAAATTCGGGTCAAGCGCGAACGGCGAGGGCTGTTCTCGCTCCGCTCCTCGCCGCTAACGCGCAAGATCATTACCTTTAACCTCATCGCGCTCAGCGTTTTGGTGGCGGGGATTCTTTACCTTAATTCCTCGCGCGACAGTCTGGCGCTGCAACGCGCCGCGGCACTGGTTTCCGAGACTGAGCTGATTGCGGATGTGATCGAAGCCCAGCTCCCCGCGGGCGCGCCGGTGAACCTCACCACTGGCGATGGTGTTGATGTGGCCGCCACGCTTGAAGGGCTGGACCTGCGCGGCGGCATCGACGTCTTCGTTTATGACCCCGCAGAAACGCTGGTGGCCCGCACGGCTGGTAGCCTCTCTGTGGCTGAAGCCCTTGCCGCTTCTGAGGCGGGGGAGCGGACGCTGCTGAATGACGGGTTGAACTGGCTTTGGGAGCGCGTTTCTGCTCCCTTCAGCACTGAAGAAGACGCCACGACCCCACCGCTTGAAGAGCAACTGCGCCGCATGGTCAGCACAAGCGTGACCGGCGGCACCCGGCTTGAGGGCACGCTCGCCATCGAAGGTGGGACATTGTTCAGCGTCGTAACCCCAATCATGCAGGGCAATACCCCCGTCGGCGTGGTCGCAGTCGCCAGCGCCGCGGGAGAGATTGACCGACTGGTGCGCAGCGAACGTGAGCGTGTTTTGCAGATGTTCGTTATCGCCACGCTCGTGTCCATCGGTCTCAGCCTCGTGCTGGCCTCGACAATCGCCAACCCCTTGGCGGACCTGTCGGCAGCGGCTGAACTGGGCCGTGACAAAGACGCGCGCAAGATGAACCCCGGCCGCATCCGCATTCCGGACCTTACCGCGCGTCCGGATGAAATCGGCCGTCTTTCTGGCGCACTGCGCGGGATGGTTTCGGCGCTTTACAACCGGATTGACGGGAACGAACAATTCGCCGCCGATGTGGCTCATGAGATCAAGAACCCGCTCGCCTCTCTGCGCTCCGCCGTCGGCACGTTGCGCATGGTTAAGCGCGATGACCAGCGCGAAAAACTGCTGAATGTCATCGAACATGATGTGCGCCGCCTCGACCGGCTGGTCAGCGACATCTCCAACGCCTCCCGCCTTGACTCCGAACTGGTCAAGGAAGAGGAAGAGCCCTTTGATCTGCTGCAAATGCTGGGCAATCTGGGGCAGTATCTTGGCGAAGATGCGAAATCCAAGGGCATCGATTTTATCACCGATTTGCCCGCCGCACCGATTACCGTGCATGGGCTTGAGGCCCGTTTGGCGCAGGTTTTCGTGAACCTCATCACCAACGCGATCTCCTTTTGTGAAGACGGGGATGCGATCCGTGTCTGGGCGCGCAAACGGGCCAACCGCGTGCTGATCGTGGTCGAAGACACAGGCCCCGGCATTCCCGAACAGGCGCTCGGCAAAATCTTCAAACGCTTCTATTCGCAACGTCCCGAAGAGCATTTTGGCAATAACTCTGGCCTTGGCCTCGCGATTTCCAAGCAGATCGTCGAAGCCCATGGCGGTGTGATCTGGGCCGAGAACATCCGCCCGACCGAGGCCGATATTACGTCCGAGCCCCTCGGCGCGCGTTTTGTCGTGGGTTTGCCGACCTAA
- a CDS encoding response regulator transcription factor: protein MSKIALVDDDRNILTSVSMTLEAEGFEVETYNDGQAALDAFNKKLPDMAVLDIKMPRMDGMDLLQRLRQKTAMPVIFLTSKDDEIDEVLGLRMGADDYVKKPFSQRLLVERIRALLRRQDAVETNEVGDTEETKVMERGDLRMDPLRHAVSWKGKDVSLTVTEFLLLQALAQRPGFVKSRDQLMDVAYDDQVYVDDRTIDSHIKRLRKKMRSADDEFSAIETLYGIGYRYNEE from the coding sequence ATGTCAAAGATTGCATTGGTAGACGATGACAGGAACATCCTGACATCTGTTTCGATGACTCTGGAAGCTGAAGGCTTCGAAGTAGAAACCTACAACGACGGCCAGGCCGCGTTGGACGCATTCAACAAGAAACTGCCGGATATGGCAGTGCTGGACATCAAGATGCCCCGCATGGACGGCATGGATCTGCTGCAACGTCTGCGTCAGAAAACCGCGATGCCGGTGATCTTCTTGACCTCCAAGGATGATGAGATCGATGAGGTTTTGGGCCTGCGCATGGGGGCCGACGACTACGTCAAAAAACCCTTCAGCCAGCGCCTGCTGGTCGAACGTATCCGCGCCCTTCTGCGCCGCCAAGATGCGGTAGAGACGAATGAAGTAGGCGATACCGAAGAAACCAAGGTGATGGAACGCGGCGATCTGCGGATGGACCCTCTGCGTCACGCGGTCAGCTGGAAGGGCAAGGATGTGTCCCTGACCGTGACCGAATTTTTGCTGCTGCAGGCCCTCGCGCAGCGCCCCGGCTTTGTGAAATCGCGCGACCAGCTGATGGACGTGGCCTATGATGATCAGGTCTATGTGGACGACCGCACCATCGACAGTCACATCAAGCGCCTGCGTAAAAAAATGCGCAGCGCGGATGATGAATTCTCGGCGATCGAAACGCTTTATGGCATCGGCTATAGATATAACGAAGAGTAA
- a CDS encoding phosphoenolpyruvate carboxykinase: MTFGRVNPQFSLEDQQISGLGDVYYNLTEPALVEAALKRGEGSLGKGGAFLVTTGKFTGRSPKDKHVVKTDSVADSIWWENNAEMSPEGFDALYQDMIAHMQGKDYFVQDLVGGADPKHAINVRMVTELAWHGLFIRTMLRRPDAEALKDFTADFTVINCPSFQADPAKHNCRSETVIAMNFDRKMILIGGTEYAGENKKSVFTLLNYLLPEKGIMPMHCSANHANGNPVDTAVFFGLSGTGKTTLSADPERTLIGDDEHGWSDNGTFNFEGGCYAKTINLNPEAEPEIYATTSKFGTVIENMVFDPDTFELDFDDDSLTANMRAAYPLHYISNASEKAVGGHPKNIIMLTCDAFGVLPPIARLSPAQAMYHFLSGFTSKVAGTERGVTEPEPTFSTCFGAPFMPRRPEVYGNLLREKIAQHGATCWLVNTGWTGGAYGTGSRMPIKATRALLSAALEGRLADAEFRKDPNFGFDVPVEVNGVADILLDPRRTWDDPESYDRQAAKLVKMFSDNFEQYLPYIDEDVKAAAIS; the protein is encoded by the coding sequence ATGACATTTGGACGGGTAAACCCGCAGTTCAGCCTCGAAGATCAACAGATCAGCGGGCTCGGCGATGTCTATTACAACCTGACCGAGCCTGCGCTGGTCGAGGCGGCATTGAAACGGGGCGAAGGCAGCCTAGGCAAGGGCGGCGCGTTCCTCGTCACCACTGGCAAATTCACCGGCCGGTCGCCCAAAGATAAACATGTGGTCAAGACCGACAGCGTGGCCGACAGCATCTGGTGGGAAAACAACGCTGAGATGTCGCCCGAAGGGTTTGATGCGCTTTATCAAGACATGATCGCCCATATGCAGGGTAAGGATTACTTCGTCCAAGACCTCGTTGGCGGTGCCGACCCCAAACATGCGATCAATGTGCGGATGGTGACAGAACTGGCATGGCACGGGCTTTTCATCCGCACCATGCTGCGCCGCCCCGATGCCGAAGCGCTGAAAGACTTCACCGCCGATTTCACCGTCATCAACTGCCCCAGCTTCCAAGCCGATCCGGCCAAGCACAACTGCCGCAGCGAGACCGTGATCGCGATGAACTTTGACCGCAAGATGATCCTCATCGGCGGCACCGAATACGCGGGCGAGAACAAGAAGTCGGTCTTCACCCTCTTGAACTACCTGCTGCCCGAAAAGGGCATCATGCCGATGCACTGCTCAGCCAACCACGCCAACGGCAACCCGGTTGATACGGCTGTTTTCTTCGGCCTATCGGGCACCGGAAAAACCACTCTCTCAGCCGATCCAGAGCGTACGCTGATCGGCGATGACGAACATGGCTGGTCCGACAATGGCACCTTCAACTTCGAAGGCGGCTGCTATGCCAAGACCATCAACCTCAACCCCGAGGCAGAGCCGGAAATCTACGCGACTACATCCAAATTCGGCACCGTGATCGAGAATATGGTCTTTGATCCCGACACCTTTGAGCTCGATTTCGACGACGACTCGCTCACCGCCAACATGCGCGCCGCCTACCCGCTGCACTATATCTCGAACGCCAGCGAAAAGGCCGTTGGCGGCCACCCGAAGAACATCATCATGCTGACCTGCGATGCCTTCGGCGTGCTGCCTCCGATCGCGCGGCTCAGCCCGGCGCAGGCGATGTATCACTTCCTGTCTGGCTTCACCTCCAAGGTGGCGGGTACCGAACGCGGCGTGACCGAGCCCGAGCCCACTTTCTCCACCTGCTTCGGCGCGCCCTTCATGCCGCGCCGCCCGGAGGTCTACGGCAACCTGCTACGCGAAAAGATCGCCCAGCATGGTGCCACCTGCTGGCTGGTTAACACCGGCTGGACCGGTGGGGCCTATGGCACCGGCTCGCGGATGCCGATTAAGGCGACCCGCGCTTTGCTGAGCGCCGCCCTTGAAGGCCGTCTGGCCGATGCCGAGTTCCGCAAAGACCCGAACTTCGGCTTCGATGTCCCTGTTGAGGTGAACGGCGTCGCCGACATCCTGCTTGACCCGCGCCGCACATGGGACGATCCGGAGTCCTATGACCGTCAGGCGGCCAAACTGGTCAAGATGTTCTCGGACAACTTTGAGCAGTATCTGCCCTATATCGACGAAGATGTGAAAGCCGCTGCAATTAGCTAA
- a CDS encoding LysR family transcriptional regulator, translating to MSDIEPAAAVLQTSQKEPAPALLFEMIRSFVTLASTLNLSHAVARLASTRQTVRRHIQQLEEAMGAPLFAIENRRYSLTKAGLEALPEARDILDRGKLWLDGKTRHADGMLRLSHEEPNGWCFHQQQQPLSLIWDGGSPMLQAALQAWCQSRGELESEAFRAMRPYVLVYRDSPNGWICTEVGEKSFYTQWWGWSNARSSIGRPLKLFPGGPEFENMLNFPFREVEATFGVRLDEVVTQIPREEGGDPVPLAYKRLLMAGRYPDKSFALIAAVDRSTSVNIIGVDDSFLHEMPLDAKVTFAG from the coding sequence ATGTCCGATATTGAGCCGGCCGCCGCCGTGCTTCAGACCTCCCAAAAGGAACCCGCGCCGGCCCTTTTGTTCGAGATGATACGTTCGTTTGTGACGCTCGCGAGCACCCTGAACCTCAGCCATGCAGTCGCTCGTTTGGCCAGTACGCGACAGACGGTGAGACGGCATATCCAGCAATTAGAGGAGGCGATGGGCGCCCCGCTATTCGCCATTGAGAACCGGCGCTATTCCTTAACCAAGGCCGGCCTAGAGGCGCTGCCTGAAGCGCGCGATATCCTCGACCGGGGAAAGCTTTGGCTGGATGGCAAAACACGCCATGCTGACGGAATGCTGCGCCTATCGCATGAGGAGCCGAACGGTTGGTGCTTTCACCAACAGCAGCAGCCGTTATCGTTGATTTGGGATGGCGGGTCCCCGATGCTGCAGGCGGCCCTTCAGGCGTGGTGCCAAAGCCGGGGGGAACTGGAAAGCGAAGCGTTTCGCGCCATGCGCCCCTATGTGCTGGTCTACCGAGATTCCCCCAACGGTTGGATTTGCACCGAGGTTGGAGAGAAATCTTTCTACACCCAGTGGTGGGGCTGGAGCAACGCGCGCAGCAGCATCGGGCGACCGCTCAAGCTGTTTCCGGGCGGGCCTGAGTTTGAAAATATGCTCAACTTTCCCTTTCGGGAAGTTGAGGCGACTTTTGGCGTTCGTCTTGATGAGGTGGTGACCCAAATCCCGCGGGAGGAGGGGGGAGACCCGGTGCCACTGGCCTATAAGCGCCTGCTGATGGCTGGGCGCTATCCCGACAAAAGCTTTGCCTTGATCGCAGCAGTGGATCGGTCAACTTCGGTAAATATCATCGGGGTGGACGACAGCTTCCTTCACGAGATGCCGCTCGACGCAAAGGTGACCTTCGCAGGGTAG
- a CDS encoding helix-turn-helix domain-containing protein, protein MSHPVDVHVGRRLKQARTLRRQSQTDVARELKLSFQQIQKYEIGSNRIAASRLHELARILDVTPGYFFEGLEDDAPQTKNDPALDIVNAIGAIKDDAVRARILTFIEDVSGVTVARKS, encoded by the coding sequence ATGTCACACCCTGTAGACGTTCACGTCGGTCGTCGGCTCAAGCAAGCCCGCACCCTGCGGCGGCAGTCCCAGACCGATGTGGCGCGCGAACTTAAGCTGTCGTTTCAGCAAATCCAAAAGTATGAAATCGGCTCGAACCGGATCGCAGCCAGCCGCCTGCATGAGTTGGCGCGGATACTCGATGTTACTCCCGGCTACTTCTTTGAAGGGCTGGAAGATGACGCGCCCCAAACCAAAAATGACCCCGCGCTCGACATTGTTAATGCAATTGGTGCCATCAAGGATGATGCGGTAAGAGCCCGTATTTTAACGTTTATCGAGGACGTATCTGGCGTCACCGTCGCACGCAAAAGCTGA